A region of Salvelinus alpinus chromosome 6, SLU_Salpinus.1, whole genome shotgun sequence DNA encodes the following proteins:
- the LOC139577926 gene encoding GTPase IMAP family member 7-like, producing MNNNISQSELQMQTQNEEVRMVLVGKTGAGKSAAGNTIVGTKAFESKMSSISLTKECGKKKGKVDEQSVAVIDTPGLFDTTLTNEEGLRKIAPCISFSAPGPHVFLVVIKLGRFTEEEQKTVEMIKRFFGDESSKYIMVLFTHGDLLNDGDVTIEDFLHENPDLKSLLSQCNGGYHVFHNKDTSLSQVTELLEKINKMVMRNGGSHYTTEMFQEAERAIEEEKNRILRENEEKIRKEEEKLQEEKIKQEAREKALKEENERILKENEEQKLRHEEEMKKMEQEAQKKAIKEENERIQKENEKQRLREEELKKLNMEKEAKEKEIKELREKYAREAREEAEKSNGFLHQISNGTIAVGKAVVQVGEGVVKRVVKVGEGVVKVGEGVVKGVVKVGEGVVKGVVKVGEGVVKGVVKVGEGVVKGGAEVVEAVGEGVVKVGEGVVKAVEDTMNI from the exons ATGAACAACAACATTTCTCAGTCTG AACTCCAAATGCAGACACAAAATGAGGAGGTCCGGATGGTTCTGGTGGGGAAGACTGGAGCTGGGAAAAGTGCAGCAGGAAACACCATTGTGGGGACAAAAGCTTTCGAATCAAAAATGTCCTCCATTTCTCTGACAAAAGAATGTGGTAAGAAAAAAGGGAAGGTGGATGAGCAAAGTGTAGCTGTTATCGACACCCCAGGTTTGTTCGATACTACATTGACCAATGAGGAGGGACTGAGAAAGATTGCTCCGTGCATCTCTTTCTCTGCACCTGGTCCCCATGTGTTCCTGGTTGTGATCAAGCTGGGAAGATTCACTGAAGAGGAGCAGAAAACCGTGGAGATGATTAAGAGATTCTTTGGTGATGAATCATCGAAATACATCATGGTTCTCTTCACACATGGAGACCTTCTTAATGATGGTGATGTAACAATTGAAGACTTCCTGCATGAAAATCCAGATCTGAAAAGTTTACTTTCTCAATGCAATGGGGGATATCATGTCTTTCACAACAAAGATACGAGTCTCTCCCAGGTCACTGAGCTTCTTGAGAAGATAAATAAGATGGTCATGAGGAATGGAGGGAGCCATTACACCACTGAGATGTTCCAGGAGGCTGAGAGAGCAATtgaagaggagaagaacaggatcctgagagagaatgaagagaagaTACGCAAAGAGGAGGAGAAACTGCAAGAAGAAAAAATTAAACAAGAGGCACGGGAGAAAGCTCTTAAAGAGGAGAATGAGAGGATCCTGAAAGAGAATGAAGAGCAGAAACTCAGACATGAGGAGGAAATGAAGAAAATGGAACAAGAAGCTCAGAAGAAAGCGATTAAAGAAGAGAATGAGAGAATCCAGAAAGAGAATGAAAAGCAGAGACTCAGGGAGGAGGAACTGAAGAAACTGAACATGGAAAAAGAGGCTAAGGAGAAAGAAATAAAGGAGTTGAGAGAAAAATATGCAAGGGAGGCTAGAGAAGAAGCTGAAAAAAGCAATGGCTTTCTACATCAAATTTCTAACGGAACTATTGCAGTGGGGAAAGCAGTGGTGCAAGTGGGGGAAGGAGTGGTGAAAAGAGTGGTGAAAGTGGGGGAAGGAGTGGTGAAAGTGGGGGAAGGAGTGGTGAAAGGAGTGGTGAAAGTGGGGGAAGGAGTGGTGAAAGGAGTGGTGAAAGTGGGGGAAGGAGTGGTGAAAGGAGTGGTGAAAGTGGGGGAAGGAGTGGTGAAAGGGGGGGCAGAAGTGGTGGAAGCAGTGGGGGAAGGAGTGGTGAAAGTGGGGGAAGGAGTGGTGAAAGCTGTTGAAGATACAATGAACATCTGA